The proteins below are encoded in one region of Tachypleus tridentatus isolate NWPU-2018 chromosome 4, ASM421037v1, whole genome shotgun sequence:
- the DnaJ-60 gene encoding dnaJ-like-60 isoform X3: MLTTNTGWMMFCFLCILDSSRMQPKCLYGILGLQNNCSMQDVRDAYIKLSKEFHPDRQPGDRTQHKKFVQLNEAYSVLISPESRRQYDLTLSSNARASRHHSRVYSSDTASFHNSFGQEGNRYSWNDETIWSMRNRKFDEEYVDRHYYSIRGLKRVGNWWIVLVCMLLLVFGTLGHYLAYRTITDYALKKLDEKDRRNSVVYQESRELARKNGNEKQLLLLKQKLGFEQPSLKSEVQD, encoded by the exons ATGCTTACAACTAATACAGGCTGGatgatgttttgtttcttatgtaTTCTTGATAGTAGTCGAATGCAACCAAAATGCTTGTATGGGATTCTTGGACTCCAGAATAATTGCAGCATGCAGGATGTTAGAGATGCATACATTAAATTAAGCAAAGAG tTCCATCCGGACAGACAACCTGGAGACAGGACTCAGCATAAAAAATTTGTTCAGTTGAATGAAGCTTATTCTGTTCTAATAAGTCCTGAAAGTAGACGACAGTATGACTTGACTCTGTCTTCTAATGCAAGAGCTTCTCGCCATCATAGCAGAGTTTACTCTTCTGATACTGCTAGTTTTCACAACTCTTT TGGACAGGAAGGAAATAGATACTCATGGAATGATGAAACCATTTGGTCTATGAGAAACAGGAAGTTTGACGAAGAATATGTAGACCGTCATTATTACAGCATTAGAGGTTTGAAGAGAGTTGGAAACTGGTGGATTGTTTTAGTTTGCATGTTGCTTCTTGTTTTTGGAACATTAGGACACTATTTGGCATACAg aacGATCACAGACTATGCTTTGAAGAAATTGGATGAAAAAGATAGAAGAAACAGTGTGGTGTACCAGGAATCAAGAGAATTAGCACG GAAAAATGGAAATGAGAAACAGCTGTTATTACTGAAGCAAAAATTAGGTTTTGAGCAGCCATCATTGAAATCTGAAGTTCAAGATTAg